A stretch of Nonomuraea africana DNA encodes these proteins:
- a CDS encoding FAD-dependent oxidoreductase, whose protein sequence is MSVVIAGGGPAGMMLGLLLARNGVEVAVLEKHNDFVRDFRGDTVHPSTLEALDQLGLTERFHRLRHRKVTTLNVPLGGGLTSIEAFAGMKVKFPYIAFVPPWDFLNLLAEEAQRHPTFTLHKSTPVRDVIRRVGKVVGVRCEDGREFHADLVVGADGRNSAVRQAAGMQLHELGAPIDVIWFHLTRHEGDQEDHIFQLARGRGMVAIDRGDFWQCGYLIGKGGFDDCKARGIEAFRRDVAEVAPMFADRTGELASFDTMGFLEVQVNRLHTWHQPGLLCIGDAAHAMSPVGGVGMNLAIQDAIAAANILTRPLLDGTLDDGHLAAVEHRREWPTVLTQQVQAILQRQAFDRRWKDGQPPGLLRFLIQRTAIPRYLSGRLLALGFRPEHIQEIPK, encoded by the coding sequence ATGAGCGTTGTCATCGCCGGTGGCGGCCCCGCCGGGATGATGCTCGGCCTGCTGCTAGCCCGCAATGGCGTCGAGGTCGCCGTCCTGGAGAAACACAACGACTTCGTGCGCGACTTCCGAGGCGACACCGTACATCCCTCCACCCTGGAAGCACTCGACCAGCTGGGCCTGACCGAGCGCTTCCACCGGCTGCGGCACCGCAAGGTCACCACGCTCAACGTACCGCTGGGCGGCGGTCTCACCTCGATCGAGGCGTTCGCCGGAATGAAAGTGAAATTTCCGTACATCGCCTTCGTGCCGCCGTGGGACTTCCTCAACCTGCTCGCCGAGGAGGCCCAACGTCATCCGACCTTCACCCTCCACAAGAGCACCCCGGTGCGCGACGTTATCCGCCGGGTCGGCAAGGTCGTGGGAGTGCGCTGCGAGGACGGCCGCGAGTTCCACGCCGACCTGGTCGTCGGGGCCGACGGCCGGAATTCGGCGGTACGGCAGGCGGCCGGAATGCAGCTGCACGAGCTCGGCGCGCCCATCGACGTGATTTGGTTCCACCTGACCCGACACGAGGGCGACCAGGAGGACCACATCTTCCAGCTCGCCCGCGGCCGCGGCATGGTCGCCATCGACCGCGGCGACTTCTGGCAGTGCGGCTACCTCATCGGCAAGGGCGGCTTCGACGACTGCAAGGCCAGAGGCATCGAGGCCTTCCGCCGGGACGTGGCCGAGGTGGCCCCGATGTTCGCCGACCGCACCGGCGAGCTGGCCTCCTTCGACACCATGGGCTTCCTGGAGGTGCAGGTCAACCGCCTGCACACCTGGCACCAGCCCGGCCTGCTGTGCATCGGCGACGCGGCCCACGCCATGTCACCGGTCGGCGGGGTCGGCATGAACCTGGCCATCCAGGACGCCATCGCCGCCGCCAACATCCTCACCCGCCCGCTTCTGGACGGCACCCTCGACGACGGTCATCTGGCCGCCGTCGAACACCGCCGCGAATGGCCCACCGTCCTCACCCAGCAGGTGCAGGCAATCTTGCAGCGCCAGGCCTTCGACCGCAGGTGGAAGGACGGCCAGCCGCCGGGCCTGCTCCGCTTCCTGATCCAACGCACCGCCATCCCCCGCTACCTGTCCGGACGACTCCTCGCCCTCGGCTTCCGCCCCGAGCACATCCAGGAGATCCCGAAATGA
- a CDS encoding SDR family oxidoreductase: MSKTVLVTGASTGIGRATALLLAREGFTVYAGVRKEADGQALGPTVIPIQLDVTDATQIAEAAERLGHLDALVNNAGIGVTGPLEFVPLDALRWQYEVNVFGQVAVTQAMLPMLRASRGRVVTVGSVGSWITLPFGGPLCSSKHAIRSLNDALRMELKPYGVAAVLIEPGSIHTDAVDKLEDEVEPRLASLGEEGRRLYGRAYRTMTTAGLREERTGSSPDVVARAVLHALTSNKPRSRYPVGKKSRLMSTLGRIVPQYTLDRLRLRALGLS; encoded by the coding sequence ATGTCGAAGACCGTCCTGGTGACCGGCGCCTCCACCGGAATCGGGCGCGCCACCGCCCTCCTGCTGGCCCGCGAGGGCTTCACCGTCTACGCCGGGGTACGAAAGGAGGCCGACGGCCAGGCGCTCGGCCCGACCGTCATCCCGATCCAGCTCGACGTCACCGACGCCACCCAGATCGCCGAGGCCGCCGAGCGCCTTGGCCACCTCGACGCGCTGGTCAACAACGCCGGCATCGGCGTCACCGGACCGCTCGAGTTCGTCCCGCTGGATGCGCTGCGCTGGCAGTACGAGGTCAACGTCTTCGGCCAAGTGGCCGTCACCCAGGCGATGCTGCCGATGCTGCGCGCCTCACGCGGCCGCGTGGTCACCGTGGGCTCGGTGGGCAGCTGGATCACCCTGCCGTTCGGCGGCCCGCTGTGCTCGTCCAAGCACGCCATCCGCTCACTCAACGACGCATTGCGCATGGAGCTCAAGCCGTACGGCGTGGCCGCCGTCCTCATCGAACCCGGCTCCATCCACACCGACGCCGTCGACAAGCTCGAGGACGAGGTCGAACCCCGCCTGGCCTCCCTCGGCGAGGAAGGACGGCGGCTGTACGGCCGGGCCTACCGCACCATGACCACCGCCGGCCTCAGGGAAGAGCGCACCGGCTCCAGCCCCGACGTCGTCGCCCGCGCCGTCCTGCACGCCCTCACCTCGAACAAGCCCCGCTCCCGGTATCCGGTCGGCAAGAAGTCACGGCTGATGAGCACCCTCGGCCGCATCGTCCCCCAGTACACCCTCGACCGCCTGCGCCTTCGCGCGCTCGGTCTGTCCTGA
- a CDS encoding IS256 family transposase gives MSTVIQASTEIDLEDAAVARKKPDNSTDRELVAKLVDQARAEGVELVGENGLLGRLTKLVLESALEGEITDHLGYDKHERSGGETGNTRNGSRAKTVITDVGPVEITVPRDRDGSFEPKIVRKRQRRLSGVDEMVISLAAKGLTTGEISAHLAEVYGAEVSKQTISTITDKVLEGMAEWQNRPLDVVYPVIFIDAIHVKLREGQVANRPIYVAMAVTVDGERDILGLWAGDGGEGAKFWLHVLTEIKNRGVADALMVVCDGLKGLPQAIETVWPQAVVQTCVVHLLRASFRYAARQHWDAIAKALKPVYTAPTEAAALERLYEFAETWGGKYPAIVKLWEDAWAEFVPFLNFDTEIRRVICSTNAIESVNARIRRAVKARGHFPNEQAALKCVYMAIMSLDPTGKGRKRWITRWKAALNAFAITFEGRLNPTTR, from the coding sequence ATGAGTACTGTGATCCAGGCATCGACGGAGATCGACCTGGAGGACGCCGCGGTGGCGCGCAAGAAGCCGGACAACTCGACGGATCGGGAGCTGGTGGCCAAGCTGGTCGACCAGGCGCGGGCCGAAGGAGTCGAACTGGTCGGGGAGAACGGGCTGCTGGGCCGGCTGACCAAGCTGGTACTGGAGTCCGCTCTCGAAGGCGAGATCACCGACCATCTCGGCTACGACAAGCACGAACGCTCCGGCGGCGAGACGGGCAACACCCGCAATGGCAGCCGGGCCAAGACCGTCATCACCGACGTCGGGCCGGTGGAGATCACCGTCCCCCGCGATCGGGACGGCAGCTTCGAGCCGAAGATCGTGCGCAAGCGGCAACGACGGCTGTCCGGGGTGGATGAGATGGTCATCTCGCTGGCCGCCAAGGGCCTGACCACCGGCGAGATCTCCGCGCACCTGGCCGAGGTTTACGGCGCTGAGGTCTCCAAGCAGACCATCTCCACCATCACCGACAAGGTGCTGGAGGGGATGGCCGAGTGGCAGAACCGGCCGCTCGATGTCGTCTATCCGGTGATCTTCATTGACGCTATCCACGTCAAGCTGCGTGAGGGCCAGGTCGCCAACCGGCCGATCTACGTGGCGATGGCGGTCACCGTCGACGGCGAGCGTGACATCCTCGGGCTATGGGCCGGCGACGGCGGAGAGGGCGCCAAGTTCTGGCTGCACGTGCTGACCGAGATCAAGAACCGCGGCGTCGCTGACGCGCTGATGGTGGTCTGCGACGGCCTGAAGGGGCTGCCTCAGGCCATCGAGACCGTCTGGCCGCAGGCGGTGGTGCAAACGTGTGTCGTTCACCTGTTGCGCGCCAGCTTCCGCTACGCCGCCCGCCAGCACTGGGACGCCATCGCCAAGGCCCTCAAGCCCGTCTACACCGCCCCGACCGAGGCCGCCGCGCTCGAGCGCCTCTACGAGTTCGCCGAGACCTGGGGCGGCAAGTACCCGGCGATCGTGAAGCTATGGGAGGACGCCTGGGCCGAATTCGTGCCCTTCCTCAACTTCGACACCGAGATCCGCCGGGTGATTTGCTCCACCAACGCCATCGAGTCGGTCAACGCCCGCATCCGGCGGGCAGTCAAGGCCCGCGGCCACTTCCCGAACGAGCAAGCCGCGCTCAAGTGCGTCTACATGGCCATCATGAGCCTGGACCCGACCGGCAAGGGCCGCAAACGCTGGATCACCCGCTGGAAAGCCGCTTTGAACGCCTTCGCCATCACCTTCGAAGGCCGCCTGAACCCGACCACCCGATAA
- a CDS encoding AAA family ATPase → MLYGRQAEQAAVDELLQAPSGALVVRGEAGIGKSALLDYAAAKAHARVLRVNGVESEADLPFAALHLLLRPVLDHLGALPQQQAEALRGALGLGGPTRGDRFLVGLATLGLLVELSAAGPVVCLVDDAQWLDGESADALLFAARRLHDEPVAALFAARDGEFPARGLPELWLRELDAEAASGLVAEQAANLPPVVRDQLVAEAGGNPLALVELPRMLTAEGARSCRCRSPSARRSR, encoded by the coding sequence ATGTTGTACGGGCGTCAGGCGGAACAAGCCGCCGTCGACGAGTTGCTGCAAGCCCCCTCCGGCGCTCTGGTCGTGCGTGGCGAGGCGGGCATCGGCAAGTCGGCCCTCCTGGACTACGCCGCCGCGAAAGCGCATGCACGCGTGCTGCGGGTCAACGGTGTCGAGTCCGAGGCCGACCTGCCGTTCGCCGCCCTGCACCTGTTGCTCCGCCCGGTCCTCGACCACCTGGGAGCGCTGCCGCAGCAGCAGGCCGAGGCGTTGCGCGGCGCGCTCGGCCTCGGCGGCCCGACCCGGGGAGACCGTTTCCTCGTCGGCCTCGCGACGCTCGGCCTGCTCGTGGAGCTGTCGGCGGCGGGCCCGGTGGTGTGCCTGGTCGACGACGCCCAGTGGCTGGACGGCGAGTCGGCCGACGCGCTGCTGTTCGCCGCCCGCCGCCTGCATGACGAGCCCGTCGCTGCGTTGTTCGCCGCGCGCGACGGCGAGTTCCCCGCGCGGGGGCTTCCCGAGCTGTGGCTGCGCGAGCTGGACGCCGAGGCTGCCAGCGGCCTGGTCGCAGAGCAGGCGGCGAATCTGCCGCCGGTTGTACGGGACCAGCTGGTGGCCGAGGCCGGAGGCAATCCGCTGGCGCTGGTCGAGCTGCCCCGCATGCTCACCGCCGAGGGGGCCCGCTCGTGCCGCTGTCGTTCTCCCTCGGCACGGCGCAGCCGGTGA
- a CDS encoding alpha/beta fold hydrolase: MVSLDDTSRPAATQPVHRRRWRRWLAAAIALLVASVLFGAYGWQPGEDGRAFRSPYLAQVGSHYADTPIARFHYVQAGSGTPVILLSPGGTSVIGWKDQLTVLARDHTVYVVDLPGQGYTRLKDSGFAFDLDAMVSAVGAFMDSLGVRQAALAGNSWSGGWALAFAQRHPDRVTKLALLDATGLDLPGTLIWESLKIPVIGELAVKLSTGKSTVRSLAEGMMVNKGRVSEQLLDEWWAPMTFRDNIRATYLLERRLDWAQTERALPATKTPTLVLWGKQDTIQPVQRAHRLAELLPNEQLVILDGCGHAPQLDCPDPVNRHLQTFFADS, translated from the coding sequence ATGGTCAGCCTTGACGACACATCTCGACCTGCCGCCACCCAGCCGGTCCACAGGCGGCGCTGGCGGCGCTGGTTGGCGGCTGCGATAGCGCTGCTGGTGGCCTCGGTGCTGTTCGGTGCGTACGGCTGGCAGCCCGGCGAGGACGGCCGCGCGTTCCGCTCGCCGTACCTGGCCCAGGTCGGCTCACACTACGCCGACACCCCGATCGCCCGCTTCCACTACGTCCAGGCCGGATCCGGCACACCGGTGATCCTGCTCTCGCCCGGCGGCACCTCGGTCATCGGCTGGAAGGACCAGCTCACCGTGCTGGCCCGCGACCACACCGTGTACGTGGTCGACCTGCCAGGCCAGGGCTACACCCGGCTGAAGGACTCCGGCTTCGCCTTCGACCTGGACGCCATGGTCTCCGCCGTCGGCGCGTTCATGGACAGCCTCGGCGTACGGCAGGCCGCGCTGGCGGGTAACTCCTGGAGCGGCGGCTGGGCTCTGGCCTTCGCCCAGCGTCACCCCGATCGCGTCACCAAGCTCGCCCTGCTTGACGCCACCGGACTGGACCTGCCGGGCACTCTGATATGGGAATCCCTGAAGATCCCCGTCATCGGGGAACTGGCCGTCAAGCTGTCCACCGGCAAGTCCACTGTCCGCAGCCTGGCCGAGGGCATGATGGTCAACAAGGGCCGCGTCAGCGAGCAGCTGCTGGACGAGTGGTGGGCCCCGATGACCTTCCGCGACAACATCCGCGCCACCTACCTGCTGGAACGCCGGTTGGACTGGGCGCAGACCGAACGCGCCCTCCCCGCCACCAAGACCCCGACCCTGGTGCTGTGGGGCAAGCAGGACACCATCCAGCCCGTCCAACGCGCCCACCGTCTCGCCGAACTGCTCCCGAACGAGCAGCTCGTGATCTTGGATGGCTGCGGACACGCTCCCCAGCTGGACTGCCCGGACCCGGTCAACCGCCACCTCCAGACCTTCTTCGCCGATTCATGA
- a CDS encoding TetR family transcriptional regulator, with protein MRRSAAETKAVILAVARERFAADGYEKATIRAVAAESGIDPAMVMRYFGSKEKLFATAAEFDLRLPDLSQVSRERLGETIIRHFLERWRADDGLQVLLRTGVTNEAAAQRMREVFGAQLAPMIVTSAGDRAATRAALVASQVLGMALCRYILKFPPAVDMSDEEVIEWLAPTLQRYLTSA; from the coding sequence ATGAGAAGATCGGCAGCAGAGACCAAGGCGGTCATCCTGGCGGTGGCGCGCGAGCGCTTCGCCGCCGACGGGTATGAGAAGGCGACGATCCGGGCGGTGGCCGCCGAGTCCGGCATCGACCCGGCGATGGTGATGCGGTACTTCGGCTCCAAGGAGAAGCTGTTCGCCACCGCCGCCGAGTTCGATCTGCGACTGCCCGACCTGAGTCAGGTGTCGCGCGAACGTCTGGGCGAGACGATCATCAGGCACTTCCTGGAGCGGTGGCGCGCCGACGACGGGCTCCAGGTCCTGCTGCGTACGGGGGTGACGAACGAGGCCGCGGCCCAGCGCATGCGCGAGGTGTTCGGCGCCCAGCTCGCACCCATGATCGTTACCTCCGCCGGGGATCGGGCGGCGACGAGGGCGGCGCTCGTGGCCTCCCAGGTACTGGGGATGGCGCTGTGTCGCTACATCCTGAAATTCCCTCCCGCGGTCGACATGTCGGATGAGGAGGTGATCGAGTGGCTCGCGCCGACCCTTCAGCGCTACCTGACCAGCGCGTGA
- a CDS encoding HXXEE domain-containing protein, translating to MPKRPEPYSATVMAILAVAFCAWALLTLPIQGAVVLVVASVLAWSGWMAFSYARPVKSRKVIAVYLCAVGFQLIHMAEEYTGGFPHEIVELFDWPENEFLLVFVFGFGALYFFAGAGALYRIRVANFFLWWYALGAGLLNGIAHFVFPILKGGYFPGLYTAGGHFIMSGLLIYFLIKENHLLKAEEQQVHALVR from the coding sequence ATGCCCAAACGACCCGAGCCGTATTCGGCGACCGTGATGGCGATCCTGGCCGTCGCGTTCTGTGCCTGGGCTCTGCTGACCCTTCCCATCCAAGGTGCCGTCGTCCTCGTGGTGGCCAGCGTGCTGGCCTGGAGCGGCTGGATGGCTTTCAGTTACGCACGCCCAGTGAAGTCAAGGAAAGTGATCGCCGTCTACCTGTGCGCGGTGGGCTTCCAGCTCATCCACATGGCCGAGGAGTACACCGGCGGCTTCCCCCACGAGATCGTCGAGTTGTTCGACTGGCCGGAGAACGAGTTCCTCCTCGTTTTCGTCTTCGGCTTCGGCGCGCTCTACTTCTTCGCCGGAGCGGGTGCGCTCTACCGCATCCGGGTGGCCAACTTCTTTCTGTGGTGGTACGCCCTGGGCGCGGGCCTGCTCAACGGCATCGCCCACTTCGTCTTCCCCATCCTCAAGGGTGGCTACTTCCCCGGTCTGTACACCGCCGGCGGCCACTTCATCATGAGCGGCCTGCTGATCTACTTCCTCATCAAAGAGAACCACCTGCTCAAGGCGGAGGAGCAGCAGGTTCACGCGCTGGTCAGGTAG
- a CDS encoding alpha/beta hydrolase: MRTKVSFTAAGVRCAGYLYLPADSEPVPCVVLCHGFSGTMDRLFDYADRFAAQGFAALVFDYRGFGESEGDPRQVPDIDGQLVDVRAALAFARAHERVDPGRVLLWGNSLGGAHAITVAEGDPRIAAVVAQIPFNGFPKKVEGRSTGETLRLLGAIVWDALRGKLGLRPYYIPMVGRPGEFAVTATPEADQHIQTLTGGGTTLWRNSVAPRGLLQMMRYRPAEAAARLTCPLLVCAAAEDRETPLETTRMLADRAPRGELRVYPGTHFTFYTDPTFRDRVVADQIDFYRQKSAMA, from the coding sequence ATGCGAACCAAGGTGTCCTTCACCGCCGCCGGCGTGCGGTGCGCCGGCTACCTCTACCTGCCGGCCGATTCCGAGCCGGTGCCGTGCGTGGTGCTCTGCCACGGCTTCAGTGGGACGATGGACCGGCTCTTCGACTACGCGGACCGCTTCGCCGCCCAGGGCTTCGCGGCCCTGGTCTTCGACTATCGCGGCTTCGGCGAGAGCGAGGGCGATCCGCGCCAGGTTCCCGACATCGACGGCCAGTTGGTCGATGTCCGGGCCGCCCTGGCTTTCGCCCGCGCGCACGAGCGGGTCGACCCCGGCCGGGTGCTGTTGTGGGGCAACTCCCTGGGCGGCGCGCACGCCATCACCGTGGCCGAGGGCGATCCCCGGATCGCCGCCGTGGTGGCGCAGATTCCGTTCAACGGATTTCCGAAGAAAGTCGAGGGACGCTCGACCGGTGAAACGCTGCGGCTGCTGGGCGCGATCGTCTGGGACGCGCTCCGCGGCAAGCTGGGTCTGCGGCCGTACTACATCCCCATGGTCGGACGGCCGGGAGAATTCGCCGTCACCGCCACCCCCGAGGCCGACCAGCACATCCAGACCCTGACCGGCGGAGGAACAACGCTGTGGCGCAACAGCGTCGCCCCGAGGGGCCTGCTGCAGATGATGCGCTACCGGCCCGCAGAGGCCGCCGCTCGGCTGACCTGCCCGCTGCTGGTCTGCGCCGCCGCCGAAGACCGGGAGACACCGCTGGAGACCACCCGAATGCTGGCCGACCGCGCGCCGCGAGGTGAACTGCGCGTCTACCCCGGCACCCACTTCACCTTCTACACCGACCCGACCTTCCGGGACCGGGTAGTCGCCGACCAGATCGACTTCTACCGTCAGAAATCCGCAATGGCGTGA
- a CDS encoding LuxR C-terminal-related transcriptional regulator, with product MPLSFSLGTAQPVTDRVLCGFRERISALPVTTRFCLLVAALDHQELGGLARAVGLLGASLVDFAEAERAGLVRVGTAGVAFHHPLVRTAVLLACDIADRMAAHRALAETSDDDRRAWHLAAVTLHPDEEVAGELESLALRARGRGGQAAVSAAYARAAELSAEPTQAVRRWTAAAEAAIEAGLWQRAGELVDRARRLAEEATLKGSILAELLYVRAKLEVEAGRPLAAVRLLHEGAAVADDLPVKLSLLSMAGYYTWASATHPDQLPLARRTEELGPEGEGPAAVVRTINHAFRLILEGDAVTTLTYEMPDPTDRLPSELRVLIAFHGLARADTASMLNSAAALLEEYRAEGCLGRLPQAMSIMAIAEILDGRHPSARATVSAGLVLASDVGQPMWRGYLAGLLAWLSAVAGAQEECEAMAEQAVRDADHRRWMPAACWAEYARVILDLSQGRYEAVLDRMDRAMAGPSRHAFVWRHVWPDYVEAAVRAGDPQRAREHLRRYTEWAESTGRPGALAVLHRVRALLAPDSAAGSLYERALDLHAEGRQPFDEARTQLVYGEWLRRHRRRAEARAQLQAAMEAFDRLGAAPWSARAAAELRATGVSLPDRARAGDPLAALTPQELEVVRLAVTGASNREIGAQLFLSPRTVASHLYRAFPKLGVSSRAELARLELA from the coding sequence GTGCCGCTGTCGTTCTCCCTCGGCACGGCGCAGCCGGTGACGGACCGGGTGCTGTGCGGTTTTCGCGAGCGGATCTCGGCGCTCCCCGTCACCACCCGTTTCTGCCTGCTGGTGGCGGCCTTGGACCACCAGGAACTGGGAGGGCTGGCACGCGCGGTCGGGCTGCTCGGCGCCTCGCTGGTCGACTTCGCCGAGGCCGAGCGGGCCGGCCTGGTCCGGGTGGGCACGGCGGGCGTCGCCTTTCATCATCCGCTGGTGCGTACGGCGGTGCTGCTGGCCTGTGACATTGCCGACCGGATGGCCGCGCACCGGGCACTGGCAGAGACATCCGACGACGACCGGCGAGCCTGGCATCTGGCCGCCGTCACTCTGCACCCAGATGAGGAGGTGGCAGGAGAGCTGGAGAGCCTGGCGCTGCGGGCGCGGGGCCGCGGCGGGCAGGCGGCGGTGTCAGCGGCCTACGCGCGCGCGGCGGAGTTGTCCGCTGAGCCGACCCAGGCCGTACGGCGGTGGACGGCCGCGGCCGAAGCCGCGATCGAGGCGGGTCTGTGGCAGCGTGCGGGCGAGTTGGTGGACCGGGCGCGGCGCCTTGCGGAGGAGGCGACGCTGAAGGGCTCCATTCTGGCTGAGCTCCTCTACGTGCGCGCCAAGCTGGAGGTGGAGGCGGGCCGGCCGCTGGCGGCCGTGCGGCTGCTGCACGAGGGGGCGGCGGTGGCCGACGATCTGCCCGTCAAGCTGTCGCTGCTGAGTATGGCGGGCTACTACACCTGGGCCAGCGCCACCCATCCCGACCAGCTCCCGCTCGCCCGCCGCACCGAGGAACTCGGCCCGGAGGGCGAAGGGCCGGCCGCCGTGGTCCGCACGATCAACCACGCCTTCCGCCTGATCCTGGAGGGTGACGCCGTGACCACGCTCACCTACGAGATGCCGGATCCCACCGATCGGCTGCCGTCTGAACTGCGCGTTCTCATCGCCTTCCATGGCCTGGCGCGTGCCGACACCGCCAGCATGCTCAACAGCGCGGCCGCGCTTCTGGAGGAGTACCGGGCGGAGGGGTGCCTGGGACGCCTGCCCCAGGCCATGTCGATCATGGCCATCGCCGAGATCCTCGACGGCCGGCACCCGTCCGCGCGGGCCACGGTGAGCGCGGGTCTGGTCCTGGCCTCCGACGTTGGGCAGCCGATGTGGCGCGGCTACCTGGCCGGCCTGCTCGCCTGGCTGTCCGCGGTGGCCGGGGCGCAGGAGGAGTGCGAGGCGATGGCCGAGCAGGCGGTTCGCGACGCCGACCACCGTCGCTGGATGCCTGCGGCCTGCTGGGCCGAGTACGCGCGCGTCATCCTCGACCTCTCGCAGGGCCGCTACGAGGCCGTGCTCGACCGGATGGACCGGGCCATGGCCGGTCCATCCCGCCACGCCTTCGTGTGGCGCCATGTCTGGCCGGACTACGTCGAGGCCGCCGTCCGGGCAGGAGATCCGCAGCGTGCCCGGGAGCACCTCAGGCGATACACGGAATGGGCCGAGTCCACCGGCCGGCCGGGAGCGCTCGCCGTCCTGCACCGGGTCCGCGCGTTGCTGGCCCCGGACAGCGCGGCCGGGTCGCTGTACGAGCGGGCGCTTGATCTGCACGCCGAGGGCAGGCAGCCTTTCGATGAGGCACGCACCCAGCTGGTCTACGGGGAGTGGCTGCGCCGCCACCGGCGCCGCGCCGAGGCACGCGCCCAGCTCCAGGCCGCCATGGAGGCCTTCGACCGGCTCGGCGCGGCTCCCTGGTCGGCCCGTGCCGCGGCCGAGCTACGCGCGACCGGGGTCAGCTTGCCGGACCGTGCCCGCGCCGGGGATCCGCTGGCTGCGCTGACTCCGCAGGAGCTGGAGGTGGTGCGGTTGGCCGTCACGGGTGCGTCCAACCGGGAGATCGGTGCCCAGCTGTTTCTCAGCCCGCGTACCGTTGCCTCTCACCTGTACAGGGCCTTTCCCAAGCTGGGTGTCTCCTCACGTGCCGAGCTGGCCAGGCTGGAGCTGGCATAG
- a CDS encoding carboxymuconolactone decarboxylase family protein, producing the protein MTQLAGAEALAALDPVFAQLAVGAGHNLWGLTHLTTREKAFVCLTADLCHPHLDLPLAMHLQMALTQGVDPEAIRELYRHLAPYVGYPIVVTAFQRLTELGLPRAQDDKPVEPAPLAGPLARAVHALEDVDPGLAAFTEDQLAQRWARPHLTIRERAIACLTVDVFYQTLGESLRLHAELAKSAGATDDTLRDLLRGVAEFGMPRAWAAARALRQ; encoded by the coding sequence ATGACCCAACTCGCCGGAGCCGAGGCCCTCGCCGCCCTCGACCCCGTCTTCGCCCAGCTCGCCGTCGGCGCGGGCCACAACCTGTGGGGCCTGACCCACCTGACCACGCGCGAAAAGGCCTTCGTCTGCCTGACCGCCGACCTGTGCCACCCACACCTCGACCTACCCCTGGCCATGCACCTGCAGATGGCACTGACCCAGGGGGTCGACCCCGAGGCGATCCGCGAGCTCTACCGGCACCTGGCGCCCTACGTGGGCTACCCGATCGTGGTCACCGCCTTCCAACGCCTGACCGAGCTCGGATTGCCCCGAGCCCAGGACGACAAGCCCGTCGAGCCGGCGCCGCTGGCCGGACCGCTCGCGCGAGCCGTACACGCCCTGGAGGACGTGGACCCGGGCCTGGCCGCCTTCACCGAGGACCAGCTGGCCCAGCGCTGGGCCCGCCCACACCTCACCATCCGCGAACGGGCCATCGCCTGCCTGACCGTGGACGTCTTCTACCAAACACTCGGCGAATCCCTGCGCCTGCACGCCGAGCTGGCCAAATCAGCCGGCGCCACCGACGACACCCTGCGCGACCTGCTCCGCGGCGTGGCCGAATTCGGCATGCCAAGAGCCTGGGCAGCCGCCCGGGCCCTGCGCCAATAG
- a CDS encoding alpha/beta fold hydrolase — protein MSPQDITITDHVIPLAARDHSGDGPAVLLLHGLGGTLEAWDALAPLLAREHRVVVMDLRGHGLSGDGPWEWDAVLGDLEAVVKHFHLDRPAIVGHSLGGMLALMWALRHPDCPAIVNLDGLRSVENDPGNYPGMATEALKAALDQLRATFDAQAAMMDRPIPAEQAALFPQRSLTTRDGHSYLRPSSETLAALRYAPEFRDAIPLLRVVTCPALVVLADRDPAGMDGGELMAAFRRGVRRDLLDLPGTVEVTELAASHNMVAEQPSELADLIIRFLTGSAEG, from the coding sequence GTGTCCCCTCAGGACATCACCATCACTGATCACGTCATTCCCCTGGCTGCCCGCGACCACAGCGGGGACGGCCCCGCCGTACTGCTCCTTCATGGGCTGGGCGGGACACTCGAAGCATGGGATGCCCTGGCGCCGCTCCTCGCGCGAGAGCACCGGGTCGTGGTCATGGACCTGCGCGGACATGGGCTCTCCGGGGACGGCCCATGGGAGTGGGACGCGGTTCTCGGCGACCTGGAGGCCGTGGTCAAGCATTTCCACCTGGACCGTCCGGCGATCGTGGGCCACTCGCTCGGCGGCATGCTCGCCCTCATGTGGGCGCTACGCCACCCCGACTGCCCGGCGATCGTCAACCTCGACGGCCTCCGGTCCGTGGAGAACGACCCGGGCAACTATCCGGGCATGGCGACAGAGGCGTTGAAGGCGGCCCTTGACCAGCTCAGGGCCACCTTCGATGCCCAGGCCGCGATGATGGACCGGCCGATTCCCGCCGAGCAGGCGGCGCTGTTTCCCCAGCGGTCCCTTACCACCCGGGACGGCCACAGCTACCTGCGTCCTAGCTCGGAGACTCTGGCCGCGCTGCGCTACGCGCCGGAGTTTCGTGACGCGATCCCGCTCCTGCGGGTGGTGACGTGCCCCGCACTGGTGGTCCTGGCCGACCGGGACCCGGCGGGAATGGACGGCGGAGAGCTCATGGCCGCCTTCCGCCGAGGGGTGCGGCGCGACCTTCTCGATCTGCCGGGCACTGTTGAGGTGACCGAACTGGCCGCGAGCCACAACATGGTCGCGGAGCAGCCGAGCGAGCTCGCCGATCTGATCATCCGCTTCCTCACAGGCTCCGCGGAGGGATGA